From Neodiprion pinetum isolate iyNeoPine1 chromosome 7, iyNeoPine1.2, whole genome shotgun sequence, a single genomic window includes:
- the LOC124223249 gene encoding uncharacterized protein has protein sequence MSSSDSLSSKYAVARMAEVMSSCNEMLYMVQKEVYDASREIEAMKKFPAVCRTSSTCFGRGEKIALQRTPMSRSTSLPTPPDAKCIRDPVLRQLYEKLIEVEGVGRHQWLNAFMYVSSYMRVPRLLARSEFDQPKKFVQRQTLLFDGPYPGIKNDLIVTEKGASDGRINGKLPGHVIDASRPSISVRNVELEKTSLSPKSTPRFACDCLGLGNSSPSFSSEIRKRRLLVNKKLERGFQKRLDYCLV, from the exons ATGAGTTCTTCCGACAGTTTGAGTTCTAAATATGCGGTGGCCAGGATGGCCGAGGTCATGTCATCCTGTAACGAAATGTTGTACATGGTCCAGAAGGAGGTTTACGACGCTTCCCGCGAGATCGAAGCCATGAAGAAATTTCCAGCCGTCTGTAGAACTTCAAGCACCTGTTTCGGCCGTGGTGAAAAAATCGCGCTTCAACGAACGCCCATGAGTAGAAGCACGAGTTTGCCAACGCCACCCGATGCCAAATGCATCCGAGACCCGGTGTTAAGGCAGCTTTACGAGAAGTTGATTGAAGTCGAGGGTGTCGGACGA CACCAGTGGCTAAACGCGTTTATGTACGTAAGCAGCTACATGCGAGTCCCTCGTCTTTTGGCCAGAAGTGAATTTGACCAGcctaaaaaatttgttcaacgaCAGACGCTTCTTTTCGACGGTCCCTATCCTGGGATTAAAAACGATTTGATCGTCACCGAGAAAGGAGCTTCTGACGGCAGAATTAATGGAAAG CTTCCAGGCCACGTTATCGATGCTAGTCGTCCTTCGATTTCCGTGAGAAACGTAGAACTCGAAAAGACTTCATTATCGCCAAAATCTACTCCAAGATTCGCTTGCGATTGTCTCGGACTCG GTAATTCTTCGCCAAGTTTTTCATCGGAAATCAGGAAGAGACGACTTTTAGTTAACAAGAAACTTGAACGAGGCTTTCAAAAGCGGCTCGATTATTGCTTGGTATAA